The DNA segment CCACGTTTCCGCGCAGGGCCGTCTTGTCCGCCCACCCGGCCGGCTGGTGTGCGTTTTCCACCACTAAAGGGAGGAAACCCATGGCCAGTATCGTGTCCGACGCTTCTGTGAGCAAGGTGATCGTCGGGGTCGACACCCACAAGCACATCCATGTCGCGGTGGAGCTCAACCAGCACGGCGCCCGTCTGGGAGACCGAGCGGTTAGCGCTGACAGCGGCGGCTACGCCCAACTCGAGGCATGGGCCCAGGAACATGGCCGAGTTGAGGGGTTCGGGATCGAGGGCACCGGCAGCTACGGCGCTGGGCTCACCAGCTACCTGAGACGCTGCGGGCATCGGGTCGTTG comes from the bacterium genome and includes:
- a CDS encoding transposase; amino-acid sequence: MASIVSDASVSKVIVGVDTHKHIHVAVELNQHGARLGDRAVSADSGGYAQLEAWAQEHGRVEGFGIEGTGSYGAGLTSYLRRCGHRVVEPTPG